One Vicugna pacos chromosome 12, VicPac4, whole genome shotgun sequence genomic window carries:
- the AVIL gene encoding advillin isoform X2: MSLSSAFRAVGNDPGIITWRIEKMELALVPLRAHGSFYEGDCYVILSTRRVGSLLSQDIHFWIGKDSSQDEQSCAAIYTTQLDDYLGGSPVQHREVQYHESDTFRGYFKQGIIYKKGGVASGMKHVETNTYDMKRLLHVKGKRNIRATEVEMSWDSFNRGDVFLLDLGKVIIQWNGPESNSGERLKAMLLAKDIRDRERGGRAEIGVIEGDKEAASPELMKVLQDTLGQRSVIKPAVPDEIIDQQQKSNITLYHVSDSAGQLAATEVAARPLVQDLLNHDDCYILDQSGTKIYVWKGRGASQAEKQTAMSKALNFIKMKGYPSSTNVETVNDGAESAMFKQLFQKWSVKDQTVGLGKTFSIGKIAKVFQDKFDVTLLHSKPEVAAQERMVDDGHGKVEVWRIENLELVPVECKWHGFFYGGDCYLVLYTYEMNGKPHHILYIWQGRHASQDELAASAYQAVEVDRQFDGAPVQVRVTMGKEPRHFMAIFKGKLVIFEGGTSRKGSAEPDPPARLFQIHGYDKSNTKAVEVPAFTSSLNSSDVFLLRTQTEHYLWYGKGSGGDERAAAKALAGFLCDGTESTVAEGQEPAEFWDLLGGKTPYANDKRLQQEILDVQPRLFECSNKTGRFIVTEITDFTQDDLNPGDVMLLDTWDQVFLWIGAEANATEKERALATAQEYLLTHPGGRDAGTPILIVKQGFEPPTFTGWFLAWDSHIWSAGKSYEQLKEELGDTAAIIRITAGMKDTTLSLNSEPKYYPIEVLLKNQNQELPEDVNPAQKENYLSEQDFVSVFGITRGQFAALPGWKQLQMKKEKGLF, encoded by the exons ATGTCTCTGAGCAGCGCCTTCAGGGCTGTGGGCAATGACCCCGGGATCATCACCTGGAGAATAGAG AAAATGGAGCTGGCGCTGGTGCCCCTGAGAGCCCACGGCAGCTTCTACGAGGGGGACTGTTACGTCATCCTCTCG ACCCGGAGAGTGGGCAGTCTCCTCTCCCAGGACATCCACTTCTGGATCGGAAAGGACTCCTCCCAGGATGAGCAGAGCTGCGCAGCCATCTACACTACGCAGCTGGATGACTACCTGGGGGGCAGCCCCGTGCAGCACCGGGAGGTCCAGTACCATGAATCCGACACCTTCCGTGGCTACTTCAAGCAGGGCATCAT CTACAAGAAGGGGGGTGTGGCCTCTGGGATGAAGCACGTGGAGACCAACACTTACGACATGAAGCGGCTGCTACACgtgaaagggaagagaaacatCAGGGCCACCGAG GTGGAAATGAGCTGGGACAGTTTTAACCGAGGTGACGTCTTCTTGCTGGACCTCGGGAAGGTCATCATCCAGTGGAACGGCCCAGAGAGCAACAGTGGGGAGCGCCTGAAG GCTATGCTTCTGGCAAAGGATATTCGGGACAGGGAGCGAGGAGGCCGAGCTGAGATAGGAGTGATCGAAGGAGACAAGGAGGCAGCCAGCCCGGAGCTGATGAAGGTCCTTCAGGATACCCTTGGCCAACGCTCCGTTATCAAGCCTGCCGTCCCCGACGAGATCATCGATCAGCAGCAGAAATCAAACATCACATTGTATCA TGTCTCGGACTCAGCCGGGCAGCTGGCGGCCACCGAGGTAGCAGCGAGGCCTCTGGTGCAGGACTTACTGAACCACGAC GACTGCTACATCCTGGACCAAAGTGGAACCAAGATCTATGTGTGGAAAGGAAGAGGAGCCTCGCAGGCTGAGAAACAGACAGCCATGTCTAAAGCCCTG AACTTCATCAAGATGAAGGGCTACCCTAGCAGCACCAACGTGGAGACCGTCAACGACGGTGCCGAGTCAGCCATGTTCAAGCAGCTGTTCCAGAAGTGGTCGGTGAAGGACCAGACCGTGGGCCTGGGGAAAACGTTTAGCATCGGTAAAATCG CTAAGGTTTTCCAGGATAAATTTGATGTGACCCTGCTGCACAGCAAACCAGAGGTAGCAGCCCAGGAAAGAATGGTCGACGATGGCCACGGAAAAGTTGAG GTGTGGAGGATTGAAAACCTGGAGCTGGTCCCCGTGGAGTGCAAGTGGCACGGCTTCTTTTATGGGGGAGACTGCTATCTGGTTCTCTACACGTACGAGATGAATGGGAAGCCACATCACATCTTGTATATCTGGCAG GGCCGCCACGCCTCACAGGACGAGCTGGCAGCCTCGGCATACCAGGCGGTGGAGGTGGATCGGCAGTTTGACGGGGCGCCTGTACAGGTTCGGGTTACCATGGGGAAGGAGCCACGTCACTTCATGGCCATCTTCAAAGGAAAGCTGGTTATCTTTGAG GGCGGGACTTCCAGGAAGGGAAGTGCCGAGCCTGATCCTCCAGCGAGGCTCTTCCAGATTCACGGATATGACAAATCTAACACCAAAGCGGTGGAGGTTCCAGCCTTCACCTCCTCCCTAAACTCCAGCGATGTCTTTCTGCTGCGGACCCAGACAGAGCACTACCTGTGGTACGGCAAG GGGTCTGGCGGGGATGAGCGGGCAGCGGCTAAGGCGCTGGCCGGGTTTCTCTGTGATGGCACCGAGAGCACGGTGGCTGAGGGCCAGGAGCCGGCTGAGTTCTGGGACCTGCTGGGAGGGAAAACTCCCTACGCCAATGACAAAAG ACTGCAGCAGGAAATCCTAGATGTCCAGCCCCGTCTCTTTGAATGTTCCAATAAGACTGGCCGGTTCATTGTCACTGAGATCACAGACTTCACCCAGGACGACCTTAACCCAGGTGATGTAATGCTCCTGGATACGTGGGACCAG GTGTTCTTGTGGATTGGGGCTGAGGCCAACGCCACAGAGAAGGAGCGAGCGCTTGCTACAGCCCAGGAGTACCTGCTCACTCACCCCGGCGGCCGAGATGCTGGCACGCCAATCCTCATCGTTAAACAGGGCTTCGAGCCTCCCACCTTCACAGGCTGGTTCTTGGCCTGGGACTCTCACATTTGGAGC GCAGGGAAATCATACGAACAGTTAAAAGAAGAGCTGGGAGACACTGCTGCTATCATAAGAATCACTGCT GGCATGAAGGACACAACCCTCTCCCTGAATTCTGAGCCAAAATATTACCCCATAGAagttctgctgaaaaatcagaatCAGGAGCTGCCTGAGGATGTGAACCCTGCCCAAAAGGAG AATTACCTCTCTGAACAggactttgtttctgtgtttggCATCACAAGAGGGCAATTTGCTGCTCTGCCTGGCTGGAAGCAGCTccagatgaagaaagaaaaggggctTTTCTGA
- the AVIL gene encoding advillin isoform X1 — MMEGKGRRGGQGEGGGNAADTHPLSFQKMELALVPLRAHGSFYEGDCYVILSTRRVGSLLSQDIHFWIGKDSSQDEQSCAAIYTTQLDDYLGGSPVQHREVQYHESDTFRGYFKQGIIYKKGGVASGMKHVETNTYDMKRLLHVKGKRNIRATEVEMSWDSFNRGDVFLLDLGKVIIQWNGPESNSGERLKAMLLAKDIRDRERGGRAEIGVIEGDKEAASPELMKVLQDTLGQRSVIKPAVPDEIIDQQQKSNITLYHVSDSAGQLAATEVAARPLVQDLLNHDDCYILDQSGTKIYVWKGRGASQAEKQTAMSKALNFIKMKGYPSSTNVETVNDGAESAMFKQLFQKWSVKDQTVGLGKTFSIGKIAKVFQDKFDVTLLHSKPEVAAQERMVDDGHGKVEVWRIENLELVPVECKWHGFFYGGDCYLVLYTYEMNGKPHHILYIWQGRHASQDELAASAYQAVEVDRQFDGAPVQVRVTMGKEPRHFMAIFKGKLVIFEGGTSRKGSAEPDPPARLFQIHGYDKSNTKAVEVPAFTSSLNSSDVFLLRTQTEHYLWYGKGSGGDERAAAKALAGFLCDGTESTVAEGQEPAEFWDLLGGKTPYANDKRLQQEILDVQPRLFECSNKTGRFIVTEITDFTQDDLNPGDVMLLDTWDQVFLWIGAEANATEKERALATAQEYLLTHPGGRDAGTPILIVKQGFEPPTFTGWFLAWDSHIWSAGKSYEQLKEELGDTAAIIRITAGMKDTTLSLNSEPKYYPIEVLLKNQNQELPEDVNPAQKENYLSEQDFVSVFGITRGQFAALPGWKQLQMKKEKGLF, encoded by the exons ATgatggagggaaaggggaggcgTGGGGGGCAAGGCGAGGGGGGAGGGAATGCAGCCGACACACACCCCTTGTCCTTCCAGAAAATGGAGCTGGCGCTGGTGCCCCTGAGAGCCCACGGCAGCTTCTACGAGGGGGACTGTTACGTCATCCTCTCG ACCCGGAGAGTGGGCAGTCTCCTCTCCCAGGACATCCACTTCTGGATCGGAAAGGACTCCTCCCAGGATGAGCAGAGCTGCGCAGCCATCTACACTACGCAGCTGGATGACTACCTGGGGGGCAGCCCCGTGCAGCACCGGGAGGTCCAGTACCATGAATCCGACACCTTCCGTGGCTACTTCAAGCAGGGCATCAT CTACAAGAAGGGGGGTGTGGCCTCTGGGATGAAGCACGTGGAGACCAACACTTACGACATGAAGCGGCTGCTACACgtgaaagggaagagaaacatCAGGGCCACCGAG GTGGAAATGAGCTGGGACAGTTTTAACCGAGGTGACGTCTTCTTGCTGGACCTCGGGAAGGTCATCATCCAGTGGAACGGCCCAGAGAGCAACAGTGGGGAGCGCCTGAAG GCTATGCTTCTGGCAAAGGATATTCGGGACAGGGAGCGAGGAGGCCGAGCTGAGATAGGAGTGATCGAAGGAGACAAGGAGGCAGCCAGCCCGGAGCTGATGAAGGTCCTTCAGGATACCCTTGGCCAACGCTCCGTTATCAAGCCTGCCGTCCCCGACGAGATCATCGATCAGCAGCAGAAATCAAACATCACATTGTATCA TGTCTCGGACTCAGCCGGGCAGCTGGCGGCCACCGAGGTAGCAGCGAGGCCTCTGGTGCAGGACTTACTGAACCACGAC GACTGCTACATCCTGGACCAAAGTGGAACCAAGATCTATGTGTGGAAAGGAAGAGGAGCCTCGCAGGCTGAGAAACAGACAGCCATGTCTAAAGCCCTG AACTTCATCAAGATGAAGGGCTACCCTAGCAGCACCAACGTGGAGACCGTCAACGACGGTGCCGAGTCAGCCATGTTCAAGCAGCTGTTCCAGAAGTGGTCGGTGAAGGACCAGACCGTGGGCCTGGGGAAAACGTTTAGCATCGGTAAAATCG CTAAGGTTTTCCAGGATAAATTTGATGTGACCCTGCTGCACAGCAAACCAGAGGTAGCAGCCCAGGAAAGAATGGTCGACGATGGCCACGGAAAAGTTGAG GTGTGGAGGATTGAAAACCTGGAGCTGGTCCCCGTGGAGTGCAAGTGGCACGGCTTCTTTTATGGGGGAGACTGCTATCTGGTTCTCTACACGTACGAGATGAATGGGAAGCCACATCACATCTTGTATATCTGGCAG GGCCGCCACGCCTCACAGGACGAGCTGGCAGCCTCGGCATACCAGGCGGTGGAGGTGGATCGGCAGTTTGACGGGGCGCCTGTACAGGTTCGGGTTACCATGGGGAAGGAGCCACGTCACTTCATGGCCATCTTCAAAGGAAAGCTGGTTATCTTTGAG GGCGGGACTTCCAGGAAGGGAAGTGCCGAGCCTGATCCTCCAGCGAGGCTCTTCCAGATTCACGGATATGACAAATCTAACACCAAAGCGGTGGAGGTTCCAGCCTTCACCTCCTCCCTAAACTCCAGCGATGTCTTTCTGCTGCGGACCCAGACAGAGCACTACCTGTGGTACGGCAAG GGGTCTGGCGGGGATGAGCGGGCAGCGGCTAAGGCGCTGGCCGGGTTTCTCTGTGATGGCACCGAGAGCACGGTGGCTGAGGGCCAGGAGCCGGCTGAGTTCTGGGACCTGCTGGGAGGGAAAACTCCCTACGCCAATGACAAAAG ACTGCAGCAGGAAATCCTAGATGTCCAGCCCCGTCTCTTTGAATGTTCCAATAAGACTGGCCGGTTCATTGTCACTGAGATCACAGACTTCACCCAGGACGACCTTAACCCAGGTGATGTAATGCTCCTGGATACGTGGGACCAG GTGTTCTTGTGGATTGGGGCTGAGGCCAACGCCACAGAGAAGGAGCGAGCGCTTGCTACAGCCCAGGAGTACCTGCTCACTCACCCCGGCGGCCGAGATGCTGGCACGCCAATCCTCATCGTTAAACAGGGCTTCGAGCCTCCCACCTTCACAGGCTGGTTCTTGGCCTGGGACTCTCACATTTGGAGC GCAGGGAAATCATACGAACAGTTAAAAGAAGAGCTGGGAGACACTGCTGCTATCATAAGAATCACTGCT GGCATGAAGGACACAACCCTCTCCCTGAATTCTGAGCCAAAATATTACCCCATAGAagttctgctgaaaaatcagaatCAGGAGCTGCCTGAGGATGTGAACCCTGCCCAAAAGGAG AATTACCTCTCTGAACAggactttgtttctgtgtttggCATCACAAGAGGGCAATTTGCTGCTCTGCCTGGCTGGAAGCAGCTccagatgaagaaagaaaaggggctTTTCTGA